One window from the genome of Kluyveromyces marxianus DMKU3-1042 DNA, complete genome, chromosome 3 encodes:
- the MET1 gene encoding uroporphyrinogen-III C-methyltransferase has protein sequence MMFKSSPQVKDILELMSVQLETFSEQQYTPLITGLKSVGEVFLLIGTQSYNVSQSRIKSVLGAGASCVVVNSNDEHLKQLSVKFQNQDVVLLDREFQLSDLTSLGRSKVGRIVDRVFVNLGAEDSLLIRDIFEQCEKLRIPINTHQRPEFSTFSMCSTYNDPGNSGLQIAITTNGQGCLLANRIKREIVSKLPINISKVVKNMGHLRERIIYEDHSQIIHSHFLSNDLQELGFGIDEDTWESHKLNKLVYEFKVTKKQMQMKRSRWLSQIMEYYPLQSLAELSVDQLADQYQQLSQNSADNGTKTAGTSVQSSTSGPVDDSNTGDSTRSPLTVTESEDLKPKKNGKGTISLVGSGPGSVSMLTIGALHEIKTADLILADKLVPEKVLQLIPQGTETFIARKFPGNAERAQEELLEKGLNGLQKGLKVVRLKQGDPYIFGRGGEEFLFFKSHGYTPLVLPGLSSALAATVVSNIPATQRDVADQVLICTGTGRKGALPAIPEYVETRTTVFLMALHRAQVLVSALIEKGWDENAPAAIVERASCPDQRITRTLLKDVPQTIEEIGSRPPGLLIVGRAINVLTDPEVLNFSGSNTYHIEEGYEHLGFEDNVEALVST, from the coding sequence ATGATGTTTAAGAGTAGTCCTCAAGTCAAGGATATACTAGAGCTAATGTCTGTACAGTTAGAAACATTTAGTGAGCAGCAGTACACTCCGTTGATTACGGGCCTGAAGTCTGTCGGGGAggtttttttgttgatcGGGACGCAGTCATACAATGTTAGTCAATCTAGAATCAAGAGTGTTCTTGGGGCCGGTGCGTCTTGTGTTGTAGTGAACAGCAACGATGAGCATTTGAAGCAATTGTCGGTCAAATTCCAAAACCAGGATGTGGTTTTGTTGGATAGAGAGTTCCAGTTGTCAGACTTAACCAGTCTTGGTAGAAGTAAGGTTGGTAGGATTGTTGACAGAGTGTTTGTAAATTTAGGGGCCGAAGATTCTCTGTTGATCAGAGATATCTTTGAGCAGTGTGAGAAACTAAGGATTCCAATTAATACCCACCAGAGGCCCGAGTTTTCTACATTCTCGATGTGTTCGACGTATAATGACCCAGGGAACAGTGGATTGCAAATTGCAATTACTACAAATGGTCAAGGTTGTTTGCTAGCGAACCGAATCAAGAGAGAGATAGTGTCTAAATTGCCTATTAACATTTCTAAAGTTGTGAAGAACATGGGTCATCTCAGAGAAAGAATCATTTACGAAGACCATAGCCAAATTATTCACTCCCATTTTCTAAGTAACGATCTTCAAGAGCTGGGATTTGGGATCGATGAAGACACCTGGGAATCGCATAAGTTAAACAAACTGGTATATGAGTTTAAGGTTACAAAGAagcaaatgcaaatgaaGCGCAGTAGATGGTTGTCCCAGATTATGGAATACTATCCTTTGCAATCGCTAGCAGAACTTTCTGTAGACCAACTAGCAGATCAGTACCAACAACTGTCGCAAAACTCGGCTGATAACGGTACTAAAACCGCAGGTACCAGCGTACAATCGAGCACTAGTGGACCTGTTGATGACTCTAACACCGGTGATTCTACACGTAGTCCATTGACCGTTACCGAGAGCGAAGATttgaaaccaaagaagaatggtAAAGGGACTATCTCTTTGGTTGGTAGTGGGCCTGGGTCTGTATCCATGTTGACCATAGGAGCGCTGCACGAAATTAAGACAGCGGATCTAATTCTTGCGGACAAGTTGGTACCTGAAAAAGTGCTTCAATTAATTCCTCAAGGTACAGAGACATTCATCGCCCGTAAGTTCCCAGGTAATGCGGAAAGAGCTCAAGAGGAGCTACTAGAGAAGGGTCTAAATGGTCTACAAAAAGGTTTGAAAGTGGTTAGATTAAAGCAAGGTGatccatatatatttggTCGTGGTGGAGAAGAatttttattcttcaagAGCCATGGATACACACCGCTTGTCCTCCCTGGGTTATCCTCCGCATTAGCGGCTACTGTCgtttcaaatattccaGCTACTCAACGTGACGTTGCAGATCAAGTTCTAATTTGTACCGGTAcaggaagaaaaggagcATTGCCCGCTATACCTGAATACGTAGAAACGAGAACCACAGTATTCCTAATGGCATTACACAGGGCGCAAGTGCTAGTTTCAGCATTGATAGAAAAGGGGTGGGACGAAAATGCTCCTGCTGcaattgttgaaagagCATCATGTCCGGATCAACGTATCACTAGAACGCTATTAAAAGATGTGCCACAAactattgaagaaataGGATCTAGACCACCAGGACTTTTGATCGTCGGACGTGCAATTAACGTTCTAACAGACCCAGAAGTTCTAAACTTCTCGGGATCAAACACATACCATATCGAAGAAGGGTACGAGCATCTTGGCTTCGAAGATAACGTTGAAGCTCTTGTGTCTACATAG
- the TMC1 gene encoding Tmc1p, producing the protein MSEIVEKECKMEVDESCVANNGNGKVATQSRVGKKDIKKKKKKDRCCFEKCNSAAVKFIGDCNFCEGHFCSKHRLLENHQCQGLKSCKDQMHQRNADKLHKEQPIIPKIHI; encoded by the coding sequence ATGTCAGAGATTGTTGAGAAGGAGTGCAAGATGGAAGTTGACGAATCTTGTGTGGCAAATAACGGGAACGGGAAAGTGGCGACACAATCGAGAGTGGGCAAGAAggatatcaagaagaagaagaagaaggataGATGTTGTTTCGAGAAGTGCAACAGTGCGGCGGTGAAGTTTATTGGGGACTGTAACTTTTGTGAGGGTCATTTTTGTTCGAAGCACCGTCTTTTGGAAAATCATCAGTGCCAGGGTTTGAAGTCATGCAAGGACCAGATGCACCAGAGAAATGCGGATAAACTTCACAAGGAGCAGCCTATCATACCCAAGATTCACATCTGA